The stretch of DNA AAGGACATCTGCGACCTTCTGGCCACCCTGGGTGGCAGCCCGAAGCGGTTGCGGGAGGTGGCGGAGGGGCTGGCCCGGGAGGCCCCGGTGCCAGACGAGGGGGGCCCGTTTGGTTTCGTTCCAACTATATATAGGGCCGTTGGAACGAAACGAGAAGCAAGGGCGGCCGAGCTGCAAGCGAGAGCGAAGGAGGGCGGGGCGAGCGTGGCCCTGCCCTCTCTCCCCCTCCTGGGACAGGGCGGCGTCATCCTCAAGGGCCTCTCCCACCTCCTCTCCGGCTACCCCAAAGCGGGTAAGACAGAGCTTTTGGCCCGGGCGGTAGCGGAGTGGCAGGGCGAGACGGTGCTGTGGCTCACGGAGGAGCCCGAGTCCATCTGGGAGGCCAGGCTAGCGAGGCTGCCCGAGAGCTATTCCCACGTCACCCTCTACTTCGCCCTGGGGTGTCGGCGAGAGGAGCTGCTGGAACGCATCGCCGGAGGGGACGAGACGGTGGTAATCCTCGACACATCCAAACTGCTGGGGCTCGAGGACACCAACGATGCCGCCGAGGTGACCAGGGTATTGACCCCCCTCATCGCCACCTGCCGAGAGCGGGGCAAGACACTCGTCCTCGTCCACCACGAGAGGAAAGGCGGCGGCCAGCACGGAGAAGGCATCAGCGGTTCCCATGCCTTCCTCGGCCTGGTAGACGTAGCCTTGGAGCTTCTTCGTGACGATAAGTCCCCCAACCGTCGCCTCCTACGAGGCTATGGGCGAGTAGTCCCCATCCGTGAGCTCGCCTACGAGATGGGTGAGGACGGCTCCCTGCTGGCCCTGGGTGACCCCACGGCCTTGGCCCTCCTGGCAGTGCAGGAGAGAGCAAGGGCGCTCCTGACCGAGGAGTGGCAGACCTTAGGGGACATCATGGCGGCTATGGGCGACCCCAAGCCCTCGGACGAGCAAGTAAGGCGAGCGCTCAACGCCCTGGTGGAGGGGGGACTGGCCGAGCGAGACCCGCCGCCTGGCGTGAAGGGGAACCGTGCCCACCGGTGGCGTCTCCGGTTCGGTTTCGTTCCAACGGCCCAATCTTTAATTGGAACGAAACCAAACGACGGCCGCCCCGGGGCGGGCGAGGCGGATGTGGTGTTTGAGCCAGAGGAGGGCGCAGCGGCATGACCACGGCGTTAGACCTCTTGCGACGAGCCCACGAGTTGGGGTTGACGCTCCGAGTCGATGGCGGCCGCCTGGTGGTCAGGGGCCGGCGCACACCCGAAGTTGATGCACTGCTGGCGGATATGCGGGCGCATAGCGCCGAGCTCATCCGCCTGCTCCAACCACCCTGCCCAGCCTCCCCCCTCGTGGCGGCCGCCCTGGGCATGGGCGCACGGCCTGCGCTCAAGTTCACCGTGGCCGAGACGCCCGATGAGGCCGAGGACGCACGGTTCTTG from Dehalococcoidia bacterium encodes:
- a CDS encoding AAA family ATPase — encoded protein: MLERLGLGWADLFPPRERRNGHQHPEKGGRGPAAAEKGPSGWPDEDAAFGWLHRKCGVPRVMATGLGVRFQDGALCLTWPAIAARMVRRGPGERWLWEAEEHEGRRPDLWPLPIFPPRTIWLTEGATDTLALRAAGLPAYASVKGASRDLRRAFRALREAGVDEVVLAFDIDTAGRDGAEKAEKAAAEAGLRMRRLELPQALALAGGKDICDLLATLGGSPKRLREVAEGLAREAPVPDEGGPFGFVPTIYRAVGTKREARAAELQARAKEGGASVALPSLPLLGQGGVILKGLSHLLSGYPKAGKTELLARAVAEWQGETVLWLTEEPESIWEARLARLPESYSHVTLYFALGCRREELLERIAGGDETVVILDTSKLLGLEDTNDAAEVTRVLTPLIATCRERGKTLVLVHHERKGGGQHGEGISGSHAFLGLVDVALELLRDDKSPNRRLLRGYGRVVPIRELAYEMGEDGSLLALGDPTALALLAVQERARALLTEEWQTLGDIMAAMGDPKPSDEQVRRALNALVEGGLAERDPPPGVKGNRAHRWRLRFGFVPTAQSLIGTKPNDGRPGAGEADVVFEPEEGAAA